The proteins below are encoded in one region of Caulobacter henricii:
- the alaS gene encoding alanine--tRNA ligase: MPSLNEIRGTFLDYFGKADHAITPSAPLVPQNDPTLLFVNAGMVPFKNAFTGAETPAYPRAVSSQKCVRAGGKHNDLDNVGYTARHHTFFEMLGNFSFGDYFKEQAISHAWTLLTRDFALPKDKLLVTVYHTDEEAADLWKKIAGLTDDRIIRIATNDNFWSMGDTGPCGPCSEIFFDHGPHIPGGPPGSPDEDGDRFIEIWNLVFMQFEQLAGGERLSLPKPSIDTGMGLERVAAVLQGVHDNYDIDLFKALIAASVDLTGVKAEGAQAPSHRVIADHLRSSSFLLADGVTPSNEGRGYVLRRIMRRAMRHAYLLGANEPLMHRLAPTLVAEMGQAYPELRRAEASIVETLRQEEERFRVTLGRGMGLLDDATANLTSGGVLDGEVAFKLYDTYGFPLDLTQDAVRARGITVDTDGFDVAMERQRTMARANWAGSGQTGAAAAWFGIKERTGPTDFVGYDNTETTGVVKALLVDGAEAQAAAAGQTVEVLLDRTSFYAESGGQAGDTGVIEVNGRESRVLDTQKQAGELYVHRVELAGDLKVGDSVVASVDAARRTTTRSNHSAAHLVHAALHHVLGPHVAQKGQMVDGERMRFDFSHGGPLSPDEIERIETEVNEVIRQNVPAETQEMAPQEAIEAGAVALFGEKYGDSVRVLTLGKSLTEAGKAYSVELCGGTHVARTGDIALFKIVSEQGVAAGIRRIEALTGEAARRFLLDQAGVAKALADQFKTPVLEVAARVEALIAERKSLEKQLAEARKQLALGGGGGAASGPEDVGGTALIAKVLDGVGGKELRGVAEEFKKQLTGGGIVALVGTSDGKAAVTVAVTADLVGRFSAADLAKAAVLAMGGQGAGGKADFAQGGAPDATKAQDGLDAIKAVLAG; encoded by the coding sequence ATGCCCAGCCTGAACGAGATCCGCGGAACCTTCCTCGACTATTTCGGCAAGGCCGACCACGCGATCACGCCATCGGCACCGCTGGTGCCGCAGAACGATCCGACCCTGCTGTTCGTCAATGCGGGCATGGTGCCGTTCAAGAATGCCTTCACCGGGGCCGAGACGCCGGCCTATCCGCGGGCGGTCAGCTCGCAAAAGTGCGTCCGCGCCGGCGGCAAGCACAATGACCTCGACAATGTCGGCTACACCGCCCGGCATCACACCTTCTTCGAGATGCTCGGCAATTTCTCGTTCGGTGACTATTTCAAGGAACAGGCGATCAGCCATGCCTGGACCCTGCTGACCCGCGACTTCGCCCTGCCTAAGGACAAGCTGCTGGTCACCGTCTATCACACCGATGAAGAGGCTGCGGATCTCTGGAAGAAGATCGCCGGACTGACGGATGACCGCATCATCCGCATCGCGACAAACGACAATTTCTGGTCGATGGGCGACACGGGTCCATGCGGTCCTTGCTCCGAGATCTTCTTTGACCATGGCCCGCACATCCCTGGTGGCCCGCCCGGCAGCCCGGATGAGGACGGCGACCGGTTCATCGAGATCTGGAACCTGGTCTTCATGCAGTTCGAGCAGCTGGCCGGCGGTGAGCGCCTGTCCCTGCCCAAGCCGTCGATCGATACCGGCATGGGCCTGGAGCGGGTCGCCGCCGTCCTGCAGGGCGTGCACGACAACTATGACATCGACCTGTTCAAGGCCCTGATCGCCGCCAGTGTCGACCTGACCGGCGTCAAGGCAGAAGGGGCACAGGCCCCGTCGCACCGGGTGATCGCCGACCACCTGCGTTCATCCTCGTTCCTGCTGGCCGATGGCGTCACACCGTCCAATGAAGGCCGCGGTTACGTCCTGCGCCGGATCATGCGCCGCGCCATGCGCCATGCCTATCTGCTGGGCGCCAATGAGCCCCTGATGCACCGTCTGGCCCCGACCCTGGTCGCCGAGATGGGTCAAGCCTATCCGGAACTGCGCCGCGCCGAGGCCTCGATCGTCGAAACCCTGCGCCAGGAAGAGGAGCGGTTCCGCGTTACCCTCGGCCGCGGCATGGGTCTGCTGGATGACGCCACGGCCAACCTGACGTCCGGCGGCGTGCTGGATGGCGAGGTGGCCTTCAAGCTCTATGACACCTATGGCTTCCCACTGGACCTGACCCAGGATGCCGTGCGCGCCAGGGGCATTACGGTCGACACCGACGGCTTCGATGTGGCCATGGAGCGCCAGCGCACCATGGCGCGCGCCAACTGGGCCGGATCGGGCCAGACCGGCGCGGCTGCCGCCTGGTTCGGCATCAAGGAACGCACGGGTCCGACCGACTTCGTCGGCTACGACAACACCGAGACCACAGGCGTGGTGAAGGCCCTTCTGGTCGACGGTGCCGAGGCGCAGGCCGCAGCGGCTGGCCAGACCGTCGAGGTCCTGCTGGACCGCACCAGCTTCTATGCCGAGAGCGGCGGCCAGGCCGGCGACACCGGCGTGATAGAGGTCAATGGCCGAGAGAGCCGGGTGCTCGACACCCAGAAGCAGGCCGGCGAGCTCTATGTGCACCGCGTTGAACTGGCCGGCGACCTGAAGGTCGGCGACAGCGTCGTGGCGTCCGTGGACGCTGCCCGCCGTACCACCACGCGCTCTAACCACTCAGCCGCCCACCTCGTGCATGCCGCCCTGCATCATGTGCTGGGTCCTCACGTTGCCCAGAAGGGCCAGATGGTCGATGGCGAACGCATGCGCTTCGACTTCAGTCATGGCGGTCCGCTGTCGCCGGACGAGATCGAGCGCATCGAGACCGAGGTCAACGAAGTCATCCGTCAGAACGTGCCGGCCGAGACTCAGGAAATGGCCCCGCAGGAGGCCATCGAGGCCGGCGCCGTGGCGCTGTTCGGCGAAAAGTACGGCGATAGCGTCCGGGTTCTGACCCTCGGCAAGTCTCTGACCGAAGCCGGCAAGGCCTATTCGGTCGAGCTGTGCGGCGGCACTCACGTGGCCCGGACCGGCGACATCGCTTTGTTCAAGATCGTGTCCGAGCAGGGTGTCGCGGCCGGCATCCGCCGCATCGAAGCCCTGACCGGCGAGGCCGCCCGTCGCTTCCTGCTGGATCAGGCCGGCGTCGCCAAGGCCTTGGCCGACCAGTTCAAGACACCGGTCCTGGAGGTCGCTGCCCGCGTCGAGGCCCTGATCGCCGAGCGCAAATCGCTTGAAAAGCAGCTGGCCGAGGCCCGCAAGCAGCTGGCCTTGGGCGGCGGCGGTGGCGCGGCCTCAGGTCCCGAAGACGTGGGCGGCACGGCCTTGATCGCCAAGGTTCTGGACGGCGTCGGCGGCAAGGAGTTGCGCGGGGTGGCCGAGGAGTTCAAGAAGCAGCTGACGGGCGGCGGAATCGTGGCCCTGGTCGGGACCAGCGACGGCAAGGCTGCCGTGACCGTTGCCGTCACCGCTGATCTGGTCGGCCGGTTCAGCGCTGCCGACCTCGCCAAGGCCGCTGTTCTGGCCATGGGCGGGCAAGGGGCCGGCGGCAAGGCCGATTTCGCCCAGGGCGGTGCGCCTGACGCCACCAAGGCCCAGGACGGCCTGGATGCCATCAAGGCCGTCCTCGCCGGCTAA
- a CDS encoding AEC family transporter: MIELAFGVLSRVLPFFLLVGAGVALVRLRLLDQPMVSGLSAYVFWIGFPALLIQSLSRIGTPGAALAWGLAAYAGAALLVMAGLLVLGLALGWTKEERAGAALAGGLGNSAFLGLPVAVAILGPEAARLAAGVVAVDFVVIAATGIALLGWAAGRSIPGSAWRALSNPIVVASLIGVGLAITGLTLPAVLDRALAAAAVSGSPVALVALGAALALPSADPKLAPQSGPVLAAALAKLLALPVLTWLAVGMTDAPTAFRLGATLLAATPTAVNVFIQTRALDVFARGAARTVALTTALAVVSLSIVAMLLTWGVS, translated from the coding sequence GTGATCGAGCTTGCTTTCGGCGTCCTGTCGCGGGTTCTGCCGTTTTTCCTGCTGGTCGGTGCCGGCGTGGCCCTGGTCCGGCTGCGCCTGCTGGACCAGCCCATGGTCAGCGGCCTGTCGGCCTATGTGTTCTGGATCGGCTTTCCGGCCCTGCTGATCCAGTCGCTGTCGCGGATCGGAACGCCCGGAGCCGCGCTCGCCTGGGGACTGGCGGCCTATGCCGGGGCGGCCCTGCTGGTCATGGCCGGCCTGCTGGTCCTGGGCCTCGCCCTCGGCTGGACAAAGGAAGAGCGCGCCGGTGCGGCCCTGGCCGGCGGCCTTGGCAACAGCGCCTTTCTCGGCCTGCCCGTCGCCGTCGCCATCCTCGGTCCTGAAGCCGCCCGCCTGGCCGCCGGCGTCGTGGCCGTCGACTTCGTGGTCATCGCCGCGACAGGCATCGCCCTGCTGGGTTGGGCCGCTGGCCGCTCGATCCCGGGATCCGCATGGCGCGCCCTGTCCAATCCGATCGTCGTCGCATCGCTGATCGGAGTGGGCCTGGCCATCACGGGCCTCACCCTACCCGCCGTTCTGGATCGCGCCCTGGCCGCAGCAGCAGTGTCGGGCAGCCCGGTGGCCCTGGTCGCCCTGGGCGCGGCCCTGGCCCTGCCCTCAGCCGATCCGAAGCTGGCTCCGCAGTCGGGGCCGGTGCTCGCCGCCGCCCTCGCCAAGCTGCTGGCCCTGCCGGTCCTGACCTGGCTGGCCGTGGGCATGACCGACGCTCCAACCGCCTTCCGGCTGGGTGCTACCCTGCTGGCCGCGACACCGACGGCGGTCAATGTCTTCATTCAGACCCGGGCCCTGGACGTCTTCGCCCGGGGCGCGGCGCGGACCGTCGCCCTGACCACAGCCCTGGCGGTCGTGAGTCTGTCAATCGTGGCGATGTTGCTGACATGGGGTGTCAGCTAG
- a CDS encoding VOC family protein, with translation MIRYVTIGANDLDRAQTFYDAIAAVLGQQRLWRQGDWIGYGPEGGDAKVFICKPHDGQPARAGNGIMIGLQAENTAQIDAFHAAALANGGTCEGPPGPRPAYGDGYYGAYVRDPDGNKLSAFLSS, from the coding sequence ATGATCCGCTACGTTACCATAGGCGCCAACGATCTGGACCGCGCCCAGACCTTCTACGATGCCATTGCCGCTGTACTGGGCCAGCAGCGCCTGTGGCGGCAGGGCGACTGGATCGGATATGGGCCGGAAGGCGGCGATGCCAAGGTGTTCATCTGCAAACCCCATGACGGGCAGCCGGCGCGCGCCGGCAACGGCATCATGATTGGACTGCAGGCCGAAAACACCGCCCAGATTGACGCCTTTCATGCGGCGGCCCTGGCCAATGGCGGCACCTGTGAAGGACCGCCCGGCCCTCGGCCCGCCTATGGCGATGGCTATTACGGAGCCTATGTCCGGGACCCGGACGGCAACAAGCTCTCGGCATTCCTGAGCAGTTGA
- the recA gene encoding recombinase RecA has product MNQAALKLVGKEDGDKQRALEAALAQIDRAFGKGSVMKLGEKGKVEMESVSTGSLGLDIALGIGGLPKGRVIEIYGPESSGKTTLALHAVAEVQKAGGTAAFVDAEHALDPGYAFKLGVNLDNLLVSQPDNGEQALEITDTLVRSGAVDIVVVDSVAALTPKAEIEGEMGDSLPGLQARLMSQALRKLTGSINKTNTIVIFINQIRHKIGVMYGSPETTTGGNALKFYASVRLDIRRTGSVKNRDEIIGNNVRVKVVKNKVAPPFREVEFDIMYGEGISKLGEIIDLGVKAGVIDKAGSWFSYNSQRIGQGRDNVREFLKANKDLANEIEAAVRKSSQKIEEELLVGGPEDGDE; this is encoded by the coding sequence ATGAACCAGGCGGCTTTGAAACTCGTGGGTAAGGAAGACGGCGACAAGCAGCGCGCGCTCGAGGCGGCGCTTGCCCAGATTGATCGGGCCTTTGGCAAGGGCTCGGTGATGAAGCTGGGCGAGAAGGGCAAGGTCGAGATGGAGTCTGTCTCCACCGGCTCGCTCGGCCTCGATATCGCCCTCGGCATCGGCGGCCTGCCCAAGGGGCGGGTGATCGAGATCTACGGTCCGGAAAGCTCGGGCAAGACCACCCTGGCCCTGCACGCGGTGGCCGAGGTGCAGAAGGCCGGCGGCACGGCTGCCTTCGTGGACGCCGAACACGCCCTGGATCCGGGCTATGCTTTCAAGCTGGGCGTCAATCTGGACAATCTGCTGGTCTCTCAGCCCGACAATGGCGAGCAGGCCCTGGAGATCACTGACACCCTGGTGCGGTCGGGGGCCGTCGACATCGTGGTCGTCGACTCCGTGGCGGCCCTGACGCCCAAGGCGGAAATCGAAGGCGAGATGGGCGACAGCCTGCCCGGCCTTCAGGCCCGCCTGATGAGCCAGGCGCTCCGCAAGCTGACCGGCTCGATCAACAAGACCAATACCATCGTCATTTTCATCAACCAGATCCGCCACAAGATCGGTGTGATGTATGGCAGCCCCGAGACCACCACGGGCGGCAACGCCCTGAAGTTCTACGCCTCGGTGCGCCTGGACATTCGCCGCACCGGCTCGGTCAAGAACCGCGACGAGATCATCGGCAACAATGTCCGGGTCAAGGTCGTGAAGAACAAGGTGGCCCCGCCGTTCCGTGAGGTCGAGTTCGACATCATGTATGGCGAGGGCATCTCCAAGCTTGGCGAGATCATTGACCTGGGCGTCAAGGCCGGGGTGATCGACAAGGCCGGCTCCTGGTTCTCCTACAACAGCCAGCGCATCGGTCAGGGCCGCGACAATGTCCGCGAGTTCCTGAAGGCCAACAAGGATCTCGCCAACGAGATCGAGGCGGCTGTGCGCAAATCTTCCCAGAAGATTGAGGAAGAGCTTTTGGTGGGCGGTCCCGAGGACGGCGACGAATAG